A genomic stretch from Bacillus sp. N1-1 includes:
- the yhfZ gene encoding GntR family transcriptional regulator YhfZ has protein sequence MEGKWEKLYSKNGLAARRIAANLLAIEPGSRIPRVSDFVTETSLGRGTIQGALRLLEEIGAIVLEARGHLGTFLVRTDRQLLWDIAGLGSVMGAMPLPYSRKYEGLATGLVQVLERMKIPFNLAFMRGSSNRIEALKAGRYDFVIVSRLAAELAIENDGSIEMVKNFGKNSYVSGHEIVFSNPKNKSIQSGMRVGIDYSSADQHLLTEYETEGIDVQLIEVNYMQLMEMLKNNEIDAAVWNKDEIIHSEEMGKGSFRSIKAQELSRKVNEATMLLHRERVELRDALLDLSVINVKELQIQVEKGEIYPSY, from the coding sequence ATGGAAGGCAAATGGGAGAAATTATACAGCAAGAATGGGCTCGCAGCTAGGAGAATTGCTGCTAATCTACTAGCGATCGAGCCGGGAAGCCGTATTCCTCGCGTAAGTGATTTTGTTACAGAAACATCACTTGGAAGGGGGACAATTCAGGGAGCGTTACGTCTACTTGAAGAAATAGGAGCCATTGTTCTTGAAGCGAGGGGACACCTTGGTACGTTTCTTGTTAGAACTGATCGACAGTTACTTTGGGATATTGCAGGACTTGGATCTGTTATGGGTGCCATGCCTTTGCCATATTCGAGAAAATATGAAGGCCTTGCTACTGGTTTAGTTCAGGTGCTTGAAAGAATGAAAATTCCTTTTAATCTTGCATTTATGAGAGGATCATCAAATCGAATTGAAGCGTTGAAAGCTGGAAGGTATGATTTTGTGATTGTTTCAAGGCTTGCAGCTGAGCTTGCTATTGAGAATGATGGTAGTATCGAGATGGTGAAAAATTTTGGAAAGAACTCCTACGTTTCAGGACATGAAATTGTTTTTTCTAACCCTAAAAACAAATCTATTCAAAGCGGTATGCGTGTAGGAATTGACTATTCTTCAGCTGATCAGCATCTTCTTACGGAGTATGAAACAGAAGGTATTGACGTTCAATTAATTGAAGTAAACTACATGCAGTTGATGGAGATGCTCAAGAACAATGAAATTGATGCTGCAGTTTGGAATAAGGATGAGATCATTCATTCAGAAGAAATGGGAAAAGGATCATTCCGCTCGATTAAAGCTCAGGAACTAAGTAGGAAAGTAAATGAGGCTACTATGCTATTACATAGGGAGAGAGTAGAACTCAGAGATGCCTTACTTGATTTATCTGTCATTAACGTTAAAGAGTTGCAAATTCAAGTTGAAAAAGGAGAAATTTATCCGAGTTATTAG
- a CDS encoding DUF2620 domain-containing protein — protein sequence MKIVVGGQVDKKEVEALVKEHGPDGVETSVKSDVEAAMAVKTGQADYYVGACHTGGGGALAMAIAIIGKPSCETVSMPGRKPNEEKILQAVKDGKKAFGFTADHMETAVPMIMRAIKAL from the coding sequence ATGAAAATTGTTGTAGGTGGTCAGGTCGATAAAAAAGAAGTTGAAGCCCTTGTGAAGGAACATGGACCAGATGGAGTGGAAACCTCAGTTAAATCAGATGTAGAAGCCGCCATGGCAGTGAAAACTGGTCAGGCAGATTACTATGTTGGAGCGTGTCACACTGGGGGCGGCGGAGCGCTAGCAATGGCGATTGCTATAATTGGGAAGCCCAGCTGTGAAACGGTTTCAATGCCGGGAAGGAAACCGAATGAAGAAAAAATTTTACAGGCTGTTAAGGACGGAAAAAAAGCATTTGGTTTTACTGCAGATCATATGGAAACTGCCGTGCCGATGATCATGAGGGCAATTAAAGCACTATAA
- a CDS encoding PRD domain-containing protein has translation MTTIKERLDILKAGDVISSEASAIAEQAVQRLSSQTQKPLPQNKVEMLVTHLASALTRISRGESIDPPPDELISEIEKSDLIQVAKREISWIQSNWTEEIPQSEIAFLKIHYVSIFQEIKKEEI, from the coding sequence ATGACGACGATTAAAGAACGATTAGATATTCTGAAAGCAGGTGATGTGATTAGTTCAGAAGCTTCAGCTATCGCCGAGCAAGCCGTTCAAAGATTAAGTAGTCAGACGCAAAAGCCGCTTCCCCAAAATAAAGTAGAAATGCTTGTCACTCACCTTGCATCCGCCTTAACGCGTATCTCGCGTGGAGAATCGATCGATCCGCCCCCGGATGAGCTCATTTCGGAAATAGAGAAATCCGATCTAATACAAGTAGCAAAAAGGGAGATTAGCTGGATTCAATCCAATTGGACTGAGGAAATTCCACAATCTGAAATTGCCTTTTTGAAAATACACTATGTATCTATTTTTCAAGAAATCAAAAAGGAGGAAATTTAA
- a CDS encoding YhfT family protein produces MEMVLVILIGAMAAVLANLNLAVFNDGLRPIVPENTEGRMGRKELGLTAFAMSFGLVVGFGIPFTITASIILIHSILLGTDIIGLITPRNKWGTPVAAIVGGAYGAGLLVGLEGFVTLFEKLPLNFLDAMGQVGSPVVVTFMAFPALAVALQFSVKKGVLTFITSAIIRQLAVWLNESGVMTFGDTTVTLNQEGMALITGMIFLITYAVRQKPEGDGSGIDLASVFSERVDRIKKHVVYFMIMGGLIAAATNLLIMAGDPISLNLIADGKITDAAIAAGARALGFIPLVASTAIATGVYSPVGFTIIFVVGLLVPNVWVAAIIGTITVFLEVMLLSQIARFLDKYPGVRQSGENIRTAMSRILEVALLIGGANAANAIAPGLGFFIIAGFYLLNEIAGRPIVRMAIGPIGAIAVGILANILVVLGLMQIPQ; encoded by the coding sequence ATGGAAATGGTTCTCGTCATCTTAATAGGGGCTATGGCAGCTGTTCTTGCGAATTTGAATTTGGCTGTCTTTAACGATGGCTTACGACCAATTGTACCTGAAAATACTGAAGGGCGAATGGGACGTAAAGAGCTTGGTCTAACTGCTTTTGCTATGAGTTTTGGACTTGTTGTTGGTTTTGGGATTCCGTTTACCATTACAGCAAGCATTATCCTTATCCATAGTATTTTGCTAGGAACAGATATTATTGGATTGATCACCCCGCGAAATAAATGGGGTACACCTGTTGCAGCAATTGTAGGTGGAGCATATGGTGCAGGTTTATTAGTTGGACTAGAAGGATTTGTCACTTTATTTGAAAAACTGCCATTAAATTTTTTAGATGCAATGGGCCAAGTGGGATCGCCGGTAGTGGTAACCTTCATGGCATTTCCAGCTTTAGCTGTGGCATTGCAATTCAGTGTTAAAAAAGGTGTTCTAACGTTTATCACTTCAGCAATTATCCGGCAGTTAGCTGTATGGTTAAATGAAAGCGGTGTCATGACTTTCGGTGATACGACGGTTACGTTAAATCAAGAAGGAATGGCTCTTATTACTGGAATGATTTTCTTAATTACATATGCTGTGCGTCAAAAACCTGAAGGGGACGGAAGCGGGATTGATCTTGCTTCGGTTTTCAGTGAGAGAGTCGATCGCATTAAAAAGCATGTCGTTTATTTCATGATTATGGGTGGGCTTATTGCTGCAGCTACGAACCTTTTGATTATGGCTGGAGATCCAATATCTTTAAATTTAATTGCAGACGGAAAAATAACAGATGCTGCTATCGCTGCTGGAGCTCGTGCACTTGGATTTATCCCTCTAGTTGCTAGTACGGCGATTGCAACAGGTGTTTATAGTCCAGTTGGATTTACAATCATTTTCGTCGTAGGATTGCTTGTTCCAAATGTATGGGTTGCAGCTATTATCGGTACTATTACTGTTTTTCTAGAGGTTATGCTACTAAGCCAGATTGCTCGTTTTCTTGATAAATATCCTGGTGTACGTCAATCAGGAGAAAATATTCGTACAGCGATGAGTCGAATTCTAGAAGTTGCTCTTTTGATTGGTGGTGCAAACGCAGCTAATGCTATTGCTCCTGGTCTCGGGTTCTTTATCATTGCAGGATTCTATTTGTTAAATGAGATTGCGGGCCGACCAATTGTGCGAATGGCTATAGGACCGATTGGCGCGATCGCAGTTGGGATTTTGGCGAACATTCTTGTCGTTCTAGGACTTATGCAAATACCACAGTAG